CCGTCTTTCAGCTTCTTCACTTGTGATTACCTAGATAAAAAACTATAGTATATTATGTAGCTATTGCTGAACTGAAGAAACATTCATTCATAGACTATCAATATATTAATGcctacaaatgtttaaaaaagaaattcaggtaTTATCAAAACAAACATTCAACATGAATTAAGAGCTAGATgaaagaggcagggaaaatgaAGGTGgtgaaaaaagaatgactttaaataaaatgtgaaacaagTTGAAACACTGCATTactttcattattattaggcTGTTCAAAAAGCTGTAACTATACCtatctaaaacaaaataagtattttccAAATGTGCTTTGAAGGCCAATTTTTCCTATAACTAATCTGCATGCAGTTACAAATGGAAATTTGTTACAAACAGAAGAGAAGATATGTTAAAATTGTAGTCaacaaaaagttttgttttgtacaAAATGTATCATGAAATTCTGTGCCTGGAAACCCATCATCCAGGGGCTGGAGATTTAACAAGTAGTGTTTGCCTTctatgtatgaggccctgggacCCCTAAAACATCATCTGCAGTTCTGCTCGTAGGAACAAAACTTTATCACAACCTCAGTTCAATAAACCAAAAATGTCTAAAGTGATTCCTGCTATCGACCAAATTTGGCtgtgtttacaaaaaaaaaatgtataagatCCAGGTTCTTGAATAATGATCTGTAATAATCTGCCATTGTCTAAAAATACAAGGATCGAAACAAGAATATCATCTAATTTCAGAATCCTAGAAGTCTACAGAAACCAGTCAGATTTGACAATCCCAGGCAAGCAAACCACACTCATGTGTCTAGTACCAGCTTAAACCACCACTCCGTTTTAAGTAGTGTGGTACAGTCAACAGCACTCACTCTGAATCCTAATCCTTCTTTACAACAATATAATCTATGTGTCTTTCCTCAATTTCTCTATATTTCAGTTTCTCTAATAATGTAGGTAATAGTTCTACCTCATCAAACTAAGAGGATTGAGTTCATATAATAAAATGCTTAGAATAGTACGTGACGTatgatgaatattatttttatatttatatatggtcTGTATATAAATTTGATATTTGGTCATTCAGAGAATGGTCTACAGTTCAAAGTATCTGAGTTTCAGATGCAGTTTGATTTTcttatatatgtaataaatgCTTCTGTGTACATTTTTACAATAAAGTGTTTGTCTACTCTATTTTTCATGTTGATTCAAAATAAGTATTGCCAAACTTAACCATATTTGGTCAAATGAATTAAGTAAATTATAACTTTAAGGTTTCAAAATCAATGAGTTTAGGTCTGACTTTCTTatcaatgaaactataaaacagaaaactggttgtcacattttaaaatatactatgttCAATGACTATAGATGGGTGTTGAAAAATGGCTGTATCAACTtgccattgcatatttttgctcaaatgtaaaattaaaagtttacatttttattacctGTGAACCTTTCTCCTAAACCTGAAAATTTTTTATATCTGCAAATGATATATCAACTATTTATGTTAACTGaggtaaaaactttaaaaaaatatacgcCTTACACAAACATTATGTGATAAACTGAACGTACCTCTCCAACATATTCCATgacaaaactcatttttttaatcttcataagtGTTTTTACACCCCAGCCACAGCCATTGCTAGTTCGAAAGATGCAAAGTGAATACTGTGTGCCTTTTTGAACAATCCTGTTGGGACAATCGGGTCCACATCGGCACCTTGAGTTGCATTCATAGATGGGGGTACCAGGTGGGATTCTAATTTGTTGGTTCTTATTATAAGCCAAAAGAACTCCAGCTTCAGCAGGACAACATTTCTCAAAGTAACAATCTGTGCATGAACAACCAAATGTAGCTTCATTGACTAAGCTGATCCCAGGAGCTGGTTTGTATTCATTAATGTAGTAGAAGTCTGAAGGTGGACCCTCCAAGTCAacagtattttcaacaaatatcatTCCTTtatgattctttcttctgttgaGTTCATCTTGCCATCTCTGCAGAGCTATCCTTTGTTTGGCTTTCTTTACAATGTACTCAGCAACGGCAGGTTTCAAAGCTTTGTTATTGTCTTTTGGAATTATTGCTTTGCCTTTCTTTACCTGAGATAAATAATTATGCCTGTCATTAGAGAATTGCTGAAGCAGTAACGGACACTTGAGATTTTGTAAGGGTTCCCAAGTATTTGTAGAATCTGGCCATCCTTTCCATTTTACAAGATAATATTTCATATccttaaaatgcaaaagaaaatgcaatcagattaagacaaattatttaagaTAATTAAACACTTTAGAGTAAGCTACCATTACCATTTTTCTTGATAATAGGTCAGAATATGTAGTGATAAGTTTCTATCAGTTGAAGTTCAAATCAtataaactattttctttatatcACATAAAACAGAATTTATATATGACATAACATGTTTGACAAAAGGTTAAAAAGTCTTACCTAGAGAAAAACAGAGGTGAAATTTACGAATATGTGACTAAACAGTTATTAggataaatataaaagtatttatcTTGATCATGGAAATATATGGTCCAAAAGCTAACTATCTGTGACTTATGTTACTGGCATACTTGATTAGCATTGATGAAGGCTTTCTCTAAGGTCCAGAACTTAACACTGTTAACTAGACATAAGggaaattatatttcttaatgtCATGGACACTCATCTCCTAGACATCCTAAAGACCCACTGTCCAATAAAGTCACTGTTCAGTTACTGAGAACCTGAAATGTGGCTAGTATGAATTGAAATATGCTTTAAGTATAAACACACTAGTGCTTTAagtataaacattttatagaCCTGGTGCAGAGGGGAGAGTAAGATAcctctaagtttaaaaaaaatactgatcacatgttgaaatattttgcatattttggaTTAAATATACTATTGAAAgcaatttcatttgtttctttctactCTGTCCAATATGGTTACTAAGAAGATTTTAAGACATCCACAACTTACATTGTATTTCTATTGGATGACACTATTCTAGAGAATTCTAGGCTTATTTAGAGTTACCCATAACAAACTGAATGAATCAGATAGCAGGCACTCCAGCCACCAGGTCAAATTTTGATTTATTACTCAGACTGATGTTGGTTATCATGTTACTTGgaatctttgtcttttttatacCCCAGtactatatttcttttcttaaaacagGCAATATTTTGTTCCttaactttctctttttaaaaggcaGTTAAGCCAGGCTCAGCgagtctgtaattccagcaactcgggaggctgaggcaggaggatctgaagttcaagactagcttcagcaatttagcaagactccaagcaatttagtgagatctatcccaaaataaaaaataaaaatggatggggatgtagctcagtggtacagtgcctctggggttcaatccccagtaccaaaaattgataaaaaagaaatgtaagtaaGGGTATAAATTCTGAAGTCAAGTCTCTCACTGCCTTTTTCTTGTCCTCTGGAATAACTAACATATACCCACATGCCCTAAGGTAAAATAAGCTAATAAAATGCTTCTGAAATGTGAAAGTGATTAAACTGCATTTGACAATTTCTAATTATCATCTAATTCATGGGACACTGAAAAAACTTAATTGGGATAAATCTGCCTTTCCCTGAAAACTTTagcaaaatttttattataaagtatgTATATGAGTTATTTTAGTATTCATTAATTCCCTCACTTCCCCCAACCAaagtgctgggcaagcactccaccactgagctactctgCAAGCTCCTAAGCACAATTTATAAATGACAACCTAGAAGGTCTAGGCTATGTGTTCCCTAGCATACTACTGAAGACACAAATTGGAATGAGGAACACTGGTGACACATTCATGACTGAGCTCATTTTATCCTCATTATCTAcatcttaatgttttattttattctactcaACAAGCAGTAATTCTTGTGAAtaaaaagaactttctttttgaaaactggtatatatacatttCTGTTAAATATGTACCAAATTATGGTCTAAGAATGTGACCGAAAACTGTATTTCGTTGAATAAATAACTGTAGTTCCAAATGCGGGGTGGAGGAAAAGGACTAGATGTATGACGAAGTAGTTTGTCAAATTGAGCCTAAGATCTAAAGATTTCTCCCTCCTGTTAGATAACAGCAATCTTGAGCCGTTAGCAGGTATCTGTTTATACTGAAGCAGATATGAAATCCATTTGGCAATATCTAACATGTATCACCCTTAAGTTTTAAATCTTTTTGATGCCAGCAATGcaaccatgtcttttttttttcctgctacaaTTTTTCCTACAATAGTTCTGACTTATGCCAAATGTtgacagaaaacaaacagaaatacagGCTTTAAGTCAGATGGTTAAATTATCATCCAGTAAAAACTAATAACATCTAACTCTGAAAATTACTTCAAACTTAATTTATCCTGTTGTTTAATCTTGCACTTAAGTGACTAAATTTTATATGTTGACCACATTGGTACCTACTTAATTTATGGGAGTAAGTATACTTAGAAAATATGAATGCCTTTGgcaaaataatatagaaatattagtaatattttatcTGTGGTCTGTAGACATTTTACaagcatattttacttttaaaatctaaaagacatttccattttgaaaaataattttacagagaaaaattaagaaacaaatccACTTAATTCAATAACTTTAAATTCCAAGTCAAAAGGCTCATGGGCTTATATATCAGTATCTTATTCTGATATGTAATCAACTCTTGATGACCTTCAGAAATGGCATACAGTGGTAAAAATGACTCAAATTCCTATGTAATTTGGAATGCatcatatgaattttttaaagacatttcccCCCCACTATATTTGGcttaaatcaaatacaaatattttagtatgtgTAACAAATATATGCAAGTTTGGTAACTGGGGCATGATGAAATATAAGGTATTACAAGCCTTTAGTAGTAAAATGTAATTGGGAAAAGAAGGCAATAATATGTGAAATAGCGAGCAGTGCAATTTTCAAtgccaaaacaaaaaaggcaagCAATACCACTAGAATATAAAGAGGGAAAGCAATACAGTTCAGATAAAGGGAACAGAGGAAGTAGAACCAACTATACTGTAAAAGACTGATAGAATTTGTTGGTAGGGAGCATGGCAGGCAGAATGAGAAACAAGCAAAAGCCTGAAGCTAAGATTTGCATGTCTAAAAACAGTTAAAAGGTGGATTTGTCTGGCTTTAAAGTTCAGAATGTTAAATCTAAATCAAGATAAAACCAATGCTAAGGAGCAGCAAATTTTAGACAACCTTGAATATTTTCAAGGTTGAGGAATTTGAGCTGGTCAATCAACTTTACAATTCTTAGAACTCATGGTGTTTCTGAGAGGGCTTCTAAGTACATTTAACTCCACCAGTTAATTAGGAACAAGTTTATTAATCTAATTGCCAAACCAATGAGTTCTTCAATCCTCACCTAATTGGAGCTCTCTGAAGCAGCAGGCACTGCCTGACCATTCCTTAGGCTTAAATACCATGGTattcttttcattcttgtttcttttctctttctttgctgagATTGCGTCCTCTGTCCATCACTTCATGCAGATACTCAGGACCTGTCCTTGACCCTTTTTACACTAAAAAAGTGTTGATGCCTTTTGATAATCTGTTGAAAGCTATGGTCCTTTCTATAGCTAATGTCAGATATATAGCATTTTGAGTAATTTCAGAGTGTTTGGATTCTAGGTTAAGAATTCCTCTAttctgggtatggtggcacacacctataatgccagcagttcaggaggctagggtaggaggatcagaagttcaaagtcagccacagcaatttagcaaggccctaagcaacttacagaccctctctcaaaaaaataaaaagggctgcagttgtggctcagtggttaagcacccctgggttcaattcctggtattaaaaaaacaaacaaacaagggaCTACAGTTctagttcagcagtagagtgcttgcctagcacatgtgaggccctgggttcgatcctcagcaccatgtaaaaataaagaaaggtattgttgtccatctacaatattaaaaagcaacaaaaaacaaaacaaaaaaatctctatAAATACTCTCTCTGGGCAACCTTGCTACACcaataataattattaactaTATGCTGATGATTCCCAAAACACTATCTCCAACCCCTTATATCCAACAGCCTACTTGATGtccaaaagttgtttttttttttttaatactgaggattgaacacagaggtgttttaccacagaaccacatccccagcccattttattttttattttgagtcagggtctaagttgcttatcACTTTGCCagtttgctgaagctggcctcaaacttgcaatcctcctgcctcagcctcccaggtcactgggattacaggtacactCCACTGTGCTCAGCACCAAAACATTCTTAAAGCAAGCTATCTGCATGGAATTCACCAGTGTCCTCCCTCAATTGATTACTTCTGCATGTCTCATCATGGTGAATATTACCCTTCTACCTTTTCACACAAGCTTAAAAAACAGGAAAGCAATTTCAATTCCCTCTCAATTCAAGTTCCTTCTTCCTGTCCATCTCTATTACTGTAGCTTTAGTTACTTCTGGCCCTCAAGTTCTGCCTTGATTATCACATTAATCTTCCAATTAGTTTCCCTGCCTCCAACCTGACAGCACTTTAGTCTATCCTTCTTGATAAAGTTTTcctcattaagaaaaaaaaaagttaatttaattgTTCCCCCACAGCCTATAATGTTCAAACTTTCTATTATAACAAAGGAAGCTATTCTTAAAATTGATCCACTGTCATTCTGGCCCAATCTCCCATTATAGCCCCATTCATACACTACCCTTTAGCCATACTGACCCAGTGCTACTGCTTGAATATACAAGATTTTTTCATACCTTTTTGCTGCTTTGTTCACAAAATTCTCCCTGATTAGAATGGCCTCTCAATTTGCCTAGTgaatatatatttcagtattatttttttatatgtagaGAAACCTACTTTAGAACAGCTCAAATGTTAACCACTTCTGTGAAGTCCTTCCTGCTTCTCTCACCCAAGAACTGATCATTTCCAACTCCCTTGTgttcccctttccttcttccctccctcttctggTACTAggtgaacccaagggcactctaccacggagctacatgcccagaccttttgatttttattttgagatagggtcttgctaaatttgcccaggctggctttaaacctgTGATCTTCATGCCTCTGACTCCTCAGTTGCTAGGATTCTAAGTATGTGCACCATATCCAGTTTTGTTTCCCCATCTCCGATTTAAACCATATACTATTTGTGAGAAGGGATGGAATTTTGTTCTTCACAGCACCAGAACAAGCACAACTATCCACCATCTTAGACTTTGACTATGTTTCTGAATGTATAACAAAAAAATGACTAtctatatgcatataatataaaaatcagaactatatgaattcttaaaagaaatgtGAACAGATCAACTTAACCTGGAATTAGCAATTCATGGTTTCTCAGCAATAGTTCTGTTACCTGTTAACTGTCTATAGCCAACATTTAGGAGCAAACatcaaaactttaaataaaaactgtgGGTACATATGACAAAGGACAAAAACTTTTCCATCTCCCCATTCACTTTTTTCCCCGTTTTGAAATAATCACCCTCAGTGGCAGAACAGCCTGAATATGACTATGACAAACACCAGTGGTTGGTTCTGCAAGAGCACAGTTGAGAACTATTATGGACAACAGAAGTCATTGGATTTCATGCCAGTAGCTGACAGAGAAGGAACTATATGTGGGTTAGAGATCCTGCACTGAGAAAAAAAAGGTCCATGTGGTCTAAAATTTGGGTTGTAGTTTAATGATTTCTGTATTATTGTAGTTCTTTGAAAGCCATTCTAGGTGCAATCAGTCTTTCAGAAATGTTAACCTATTGTTGGATGTGGACTATCCTGTTAGTTTGTGCCAGTCATAGAAGT
This genomic stretch from Sciurus carolinensis chromosome 12, mSciCar1.2, whole genome shotgun sequence harbors:
- the Suv39h2 gene encoding histone-lysine N-methyltransferase SUV39H2 isoform X2, translating into MKYYLVKWKGWPDSTNTWEPLQNLKCPLLLQQFSNDRHNYLSQVKKGKAIIPKDNNKALKPAVAEYIVKKAKQRIALQRWQDELNRRKNHKGMIFVENTVDLEGPPSDFYYINEYKPAPGISLVNEATFGCSCTDCYFEKCCPAEAGVLLAYNKNQQIRIPPGTPIYECNSRCRCGPDCPNRIVQKGTQYSLCIFRTSNGCGWGVKTLMKIKKMSFVMEYVGEVITSEEAERRGQLYDNKGITYLFDLDYESDEFTVDAARYGNVSHFVNHSCDPNLQVFNVFIDNLDTRLPRIALFSTRTINAGEELTFDYQMKGSGDVSSDSIDHSPAKKRIRTVCKCGAVTCRGYLN
- the Suv39h2 gene encoding histone-lysine N-methyltransferase SUV39H2 isoform X1 codes for the protein MFHKMAAAEAEARGAWCVPCLVSLDTLQELCRKEKLTCKSIGITKRNLNNYEVEYLCDYKVVKDMKYYLVKWKGWPDSTNTWEPLQNLKCPLLLQQFSNDRHNYLSQVKKGKAIIPKDNNKALKPAVAEYIVKKAKQRIALQRWQDELNRRKNHKGMIFVENTVDLEGPPSDFYYINEYKPAPGISLVNEATFGCSCTDCYFEKCCPAEAGVLLAYNKNQQIRIPPGTPIYECNSRCRCGPDCPNRIVQKGTQYSLCIFRTSNGCGWGVKTLMKIKKMSFVMEYVGEVITSEEAERRGQLYDNKGITYLFDLDYESDEFTVDAARYGNVSHFVNHSCDPNLQVFNVFIDNLDTRLPRIALFSTRTINAGEELTFDYQMKGSGDVSSDSIDHSPAKKRIRTVCKCGAVTCRGYLN
- the Suv39h2 gene encoding histone-lysine N-methyltransferase SUV39H2 isoform X3 — translated: MFHKMAAAEAEARGAWCVPCLVSLDTLQELCRKEKLTCKSIGITKRNLNNYEVEYLCDYKVVKDMKYYLVKWKGWPDSTNTWEPLQNLKCPLLLQQFSNDRHNYLSQVKKGKAIIPKDNNKALKPAVAEYIVKKAKQRIALQRWQDELNRRKNHKGMIFVENTVDLEGPPSDFYYINEYKPAPGISLVNEATFGCSCTDCYFEKCCPAEAGVLLAYNKNQQIRIPPGTPIYECNSRCRCGPDCPNRIVQKGTQYSLCIFRTSNGCGWGVKTLMKIKKMSFVMEYVGEVITSEEAERRGQLYDNKGITYLFDLDYESDEFTVDAARYGNVSHFVNHSHYFPREP